GATTAAGGAGAGATTGTTGGGTTTTAATCCAAGcatgtttatttatttaataattgtTTTGTTTAATTTCTGTAACAGGTCATGACCAGGTCATGTTTTCAGCTGAGATAATTTAGGAAGTGGGAAAATAAACGTTAGGTGGTAGCTTATTTTTAGGAGGTTTGGCCCTGGTTTTTTGCTATTCATCTGTATGCAGGTGTATTTAGTTCTGGTACTAACATTTGAATAAAGATAACACATTCTCTGCAAATAACTCAATTTTACAGTTTCACATAAGTACTCAAAATCTTAGTTTGTAATTTGATACTGACCAACAATGTTGACCTTCTCCTTTAATCCTTTACTGGAACCGTATGCGCAATCCAATTGAGACAGGTACTTTCTTTGAAGAGCATGCATACACCTCAGCTTCATATATAAAGTTGCATTAGAACAGGGTCTTGCATCATTATGAAATAAGAATACTGTATGTTTTCAACCAATTCCTCATTTTTTATTGAATGATCAGCAAGGAAGCAAGGTTGGTGCTACTGTTGACCGCCAGGATTGCACTGGAGTTCTTATGCTTAGTGGGACTAGCATTACCAAATAAGGTTTTTGTTATTTGAGTTCCAGAGATGAGTTGTTTTTTCGCGACGGTTGTGCTTATGTatccttgttcttgtttgatagtGTTCCCTTTGGAGTTGGTAAAAATTTTATTTGGTGTTCATTggtatattaattgttgtttAAAATTTCCTTAGGGCTTCACTTTATAAATTTTTCAAACAGTTGGTGCACCACCTAAGTTCTATAAGAGTTAATGCCCAAACACAAGTTGAAGACCTTTACAAGGAAATTTGGAAAAAAGAAGTGGCAAGACACTTGTGGATGGCATGTAGTTATTCAAATAAGCAATATAAAAAGTTAGAAATTTGTAACAGAGAAAATTCTAAATTCTTGAGGAATATTTAAAAGTTTAGGAACACATCCTCTACATTTTCTCTTGATTGTAGTCAAAATACAATACTTATCTCCGTCTGTGTTCATATATTGCTATGTATATTTCATCTTTATTCAAGCCTCTAAACAAGAAGATAGATGAATAGTGAAGGAGGTACTGTTATTCTCCTATAAATATATTTGTGTAATAGTTTCTTATTTTTTCACTACCTATCATGTTTACaagaaaattcaaattgaatgagattttaacagtttttttctacttcaatttttttataaagttcataaaacttgcaaaaattttgtgagaattaaactttaaaattttaatttattattatgaaagaaagttttcttgtctgtataagaagctgaagctatatatataagaaactaaaatttaaaaatcatgaaatgggcacattataactcataaaataatatcctagataaacatcaaaattttatattgacaAGTGTGGGTGATGCAAGTTAATTGgatatattattttattccaaacttaagAAAGCTAGTTTAATTGAAATGCGAAGAAAGCTCAATAATCAGATTTttgcttcattttattttttttcaggcccatgtgcatgtgcatgtatgttgaataatgggaagatagttttccatattacaaaagtatagccttaaaatgtttataatcaaataaatgagTATTCCAAATGATATTTTTCATTTGTTAACACCAGTATGATAAGTGAAATAAGTAATActaaatatgctataagtttataatggtcaattaaaatttgcttgacaaaatgatatttatattaatgacatcaaaagtgaaatgaagatgttgttttgacttatatataatatgatttttcacaaaatttacaaaattttcaaaatgtatgcacacattttttcctactaatttggatccacatttacataagttaatacctcacatttttcctcaattacctacacataatacactattattttggatttaaaatataaaattaatacagttgtttacttattatttataaaatatataatatataaaatattttgtttgtgtaTGAATACTAGAATGAATTTGGGATGTTTGTCAACAATTACTAATTTATCAAGTATGAAAAAATATAATTCTCAAAATCCACCAAGTTCTATCCTGAACAAGTTGGGTGGCCAAACTTTTTTGTGAATGTTACCTAAAATTTTGgtgaaattttaaatgaacacacaataatttaaaaccgaccaatatgaatatgaaatgatgtatttttcaaaaatattttgtgaagaattaaatagcttggatatcatatatttaacaaaaaaatatgtataattaatttaatattcacaaaaatgagttcatacaaattctgttattttttaagttaaAACAAATTTTAGGCCGACaatatgtatttaattaataatattaccaatttcaatattttgggtCTTTTTCTAGTTGGTCTTAGTTTATTTCAAACCGCCCATTAACCAAATCTAGAAGATTCAAGATAAGACCAATTATTTTAAACGGCCCAGtaaccaattctagaaggttCAAGATAACACCAATTCTAGAAACACCAATTCCAGAAGGTTCTAGCTAGCAcatttgttattatatatatcaagtttgattgttgtgattaccattagcctatgcatattaagattatgcctatgcatattaagatctATAGTCCTCTATTGCCAACATTTTTCCAATAGAGCAAACAGTAGTTTCTATATAAATCAAAGTTAAAGTGTCCTCTTTAGCATCTACAATATTAAGACATATGGTCCTCCATGGTGGCCAAAACTGTTTCACTGGTGGAGGTCAGTTCAATTTAATTCTCCACTCTCATTTTTATCAATTTGATACAGGGATCTGGTACTTGGATATTATATTTCcattttataagtaatataagtgatgatttattttaataatataagtaatgaTTCACGTATATGTGCAGGTTCCTCAAAAATCATGAGTTGGACACATGTAAGTGGATGGATTGCTATATGATATGGCATTCCATATAATTGGTGACTTTCATCTTTAGATGGTGATCAAATTCTAGGTGTATTAGAtgaatattttttatgatttcagtatttaattttatttatttaaataagaCAGGGTTTTAGAAGATGTGTCCAATCACAATGATAAAAGCAAACAAACTCTAGTTGGATAAATATATGTTGATCACTATGTTTATTCTAGTCCAAAACTTAAAGAAAATTCCAGAATTTTTGTATATAATGTTATCAATTTTGTTTTCTTGCCTGAGTttatgttatttatttattattgtttACAGGAAACAATGAAGATAATGCTCCATAAAATTAAAGAAGACGCGGGTAAGCAAACCATGAAAATACTATGTATTTTTGCAGTCTTTGTTTGAGATAAAAACTTGAGGCGTGTGCAATTATCTTCATATATATAAACACCATATACTATTAGTAGTGTGTAATTATAATATGTTGGTGTTTAGattttaatttatgaaaataaCTTTATAGTTGGGGTAACCAGGAATGCTGACCTTCTCCTTTAATCCTTTACTCGAACCCTATGCTCTATCCAGTTGAGACATGTACTTTCTTTGAAGAGCatgtgtaacacccccttcttaaaatagaagggagatattacttaaaatccaaaacctgcaaacagagcactaatatatttgtaacaataattaaacagtctaaaatctccaaaataatattaaatctccaaaatctctaaaccaaaaatataaatgctgaaatctctaataagaaattaagtctaaataatgatagaagtctgaaatcctaaaaacgaaataaagggtagctctccatcacacagtccagatccccctaagcacctgccagaaaaagaatacggcatgagctaaatgcccagtacggatttggaatacaatttataaaacaagagatcaaaaataaataatcagtaatttataataaaacaacaattttaaaaataagtaaggctgaagcaacgaggggttaggatatttcataccgagatctaaacagatacaaatacacacatcatagggtacctaatgcgtgcaacataatggataacgtgtacggcatatacaacgtcaccataaatcaaatcacaaatcaaactctgggtgcacccacgtatcctgaacaaatatcaaatgcgcaaaagttcctcccaagagctaacagaaggatacgccgtgaccaatcacactgtcacggaagtgtcatgtcacgggtgccgcaatgacatggctgtagtacccctacagctggttaactcggtataccctatatcATTCTAAGGgtgcaaaataaaatattctcgcAAATTTAAAATCACTTGATACAAGTAATTCAGATTTCCAAAGCagagggtgtcataaataatttttggaaaCTGCATAAACAGATATTTAAGATTTTccaaatcatttttaaaataatttccgCACGTCAATATGATCAAATAATTTGAACTGAACAAACAAAATATGGAATTGAGCGAATCAGAGATATTTAATTGTAAGAAAAAGTAGCACTAAATAAAAGGGGACAAAATCCGTACCTTGAAATCGTAACCTCTAACAATAATGGAATCCGCACACGTTACTCTAATTTCCCGGCTCCCGACctattatgatttataattaaaACCTTTAAGATAGTCAATCAttagattatatatatattatattactcTTAAACTTATTATTTAGAAACTTCTTTTTCTTTAATACTAATAATGTTAACGAATTAATACCATAAACTATTCCACCACACAAGTGACCAGACTCGATCAAGTGCAGCATAAAAAAAACATATAGTAACATGAATATAGCTTGCAACATAAACCTTAAATACACCCACGTTACAGGGAGATTTCAATGGAGTTTAGCAAgctttaaattaatttaaatgtgCTAGTCCACGTCTCATGCATgcaaatcaactttaatattattaatattatctAGCTAACACTAACACCTTACATGCCCCCATTTGTCTTTTATATAGCTAATACATTCAAAACACACTTGCACAATCATTATCAAATCAACTGATGCACAATTtagttttaaataataaattaataaataaagaaaaaCATGATCCAAATATTAAGTTTTATAAAACCAAGCACTTTTGCAAATATTTATTCGAATTAGTAGAATCactaaaaaaatattaaatattaaatataaattatcaCCATGTTAATCAAGACATTAGCACAACTAATCAAAATACCAGTacaaaatatattaatattatagtAAACATATTACAACATGTACtaatatgattataatttttttagCTACCATGTATACACCTGCAACATCTTCCTGGATGAAGCAATTGACACTGTGTGAGCCAAAATTAAATCATAATAATATTTTAGTACCAAAATAAACATATACACATGAACAAAGACACGTGATGACCTGCATGTAAATTAATTTACTACtcactttaattttaaaactACAAAATTACTCACCCACTCACACCCACATAACACCCTGTTCTATTTTTGTACTAGTACACAACCTGTAGTCTTGTATTAGTGCCGAGAGTCTCTTTAACTTTTCAATTATTTAATATCTTATTATTACAAACTGTAACCAATGGCAATTAATAACACAGACTCAAaactatatgctttaccaaactaACATGCCATCCAATCGAATCTAGCCAAGTTATGGTATCTAATACTAGTGAATTATATTGATAATACCTGCTCTTGTCGAAACCGTACAGAAAAGGAGTAAAGCAACAAACTAAAATCTCAAGCCTGCCGCCGTTGTTCCTCTTTGCCTCTCTCTCTCCCCGCAATctccaaaaattagggttttaaatAATAATGTGTCTTTATTTTAGACACGCCACCTATTTATAATTTTTACAAAGACTCCTTATACTAACTTAAATCAAACTCAtcacttattattattattattattattattattattattattattattattattattattattattattattattttacatatattacatatatacccccttaaaaaggatttcgtccccggaatcaaacgaaactaaatacgtacctgaatcgaataaatgcggctatttctcacgaatagactcttctaattcccaagtagctTCTCTCTCCGaatgatttttccataaaactttcacaaacggaatggtgttcttcctcaaaactcgctcctctcgagctaagatagccCCAGCTTCTTCCTCACAAGAAAGATTCTCTCTAATCTTATGTAATGGATACTGAACTACGTGTAACGGATGATATTTATAGCCCCTCAAAActgacacgtgaaacacattatgtaCATGAGATAGTTGTGGCGGCAACGCAACTCTATAAGACACTTCCCCCACTTTCTCCATAacatcaaaaggtccaacatatctcggactaaGTTTTCCCTTCATACCAAAACGTTTAACACCCTTACAAGGTGACACCTTtaagaacacatgatcacctggTTCAAATCCACCAAACTTCCGATGTTGATCCGCATAACTCTGTTGACGCGATCGAGCctccttcaaactttctttaactttctccACCTTCTCATTAGTGATTCTAACTAGCTCTGGTCCTTCAATGACTCTCtctccaacctcatcccaacaagatggtgcTCTACATCTCCTACCATACAAAGCTtcaaatggtggcataccaatactcgcgtGCCAACTGTTATTATACGCAAACTCAACAAGATACAAATACTTATCCCAGTCACCTGTCCACTCCAAAGCACAtgccctcaacatatcctctaatgtctggatcgttctttctGACTGTCCATCGGTCTGCGGATGAAAAGATGTACTAAAATTAAGCCTTGTACCCCAAGCTTGTTGGAAACCCTTCCAAAATCGTGATGTAAATCTCGTATCCCTATCAGAAACTATCGACACAGGCACACCATGAAGTCTAACAATATCTCGCTGAAAAATCTCTGCCAACTCGTGAACAGGAGTAGTCTCTCTAATAGGCAAGAAGTGGGCGGACTTAGTGagtctatcaaccaccacccatatgacatcgttcttcttgaaagtcctcggcaaatgagtcacaaaatcaatagtaatgttttcccacttccaaactggaatatctagctgctgcaacaatccactaggcctctgatggtctatcttcacttgttgacatgtaagacattttcccacaaattctgctatatctcccttcattccactccaccaGAAATGCTTCTTTAAATCTTCATACATCTTGGTggaacctggatgaatagaaaatgaagaactatgagcctccttcaaaatttcTTCACGAATCGTCATGTCTACAGGAACACACAATTTACTACCCAACTATATCGCGCCCTCATCATCAACACGGAAGTGTTTTTGCTTGCCACCTGCCACCTCAGATCTAATAGCTTTCAAACCTGTATCATCCTTCTGAGCTTCCTTAACCCTTGAAACAAGATTCTGTTCCACTTTCAAATTTGCAATGCTACCACTTGATcctctaacatacaactcaacacccaagcgctccaaatctgaaattaggtgcggctgagtaatgagagatgcaacactccccaagttcttcctactaagagcgtcttccactacattcaccttccccggatggtactgaatatttgcatcataatccttaagaagttcaagccacctccgctgcctcatgttaagctccttctgagtaaagatgtatttgagactcttgtgatcagtaaagatgtcacaagtctctccataaagatagtgtctccagatcttcaaagcaaagaccactgctgctaactccaagtcatgggtaggataattcacctcatatggtttaagctgcctagaagcgtaagaaatcactttcccatgttgcataagaacacaccccaatcctctcttagaagcatcactatacacctgaaaacctccactccctgatggcaacacaagtattagagctgacaccaacctcttctttaactcttgaaagctcttATCACGATCTTCATTCCACTCGAACTTAATTCCCTTCCTCATTAGCTGAGTCAATGGTAAAGTTATGGAAGAGAAACCTTCCACAAAACGCCTATAGTAGCCTGCCAAACTCaagaaactccttacctctgtcaCATTGCTAGGTCTGGGCCAATTAGTAATAGCCTCGACTTTCGCAGGATCCAACTCAATGCCCCTACTAGATACAACATGCCCCAagaatgccacttcctccaaccagaattcacacttggaaaatttcaCAAACAACTTCCTCTCcctcaaaatttcaagtacagtacgtaaatgctcctcatgctcctctctgctcctagagtatatcaagatatcatcgatgaagaccaccacgaatttatccagataatcatgaaagacccgattcattaaatccataaataccgctggtgcattcgtcaacccaaaggacatcacgagaaactcataatgaccataacgagTGCAAAATGCAGTCTTCGGAACGTCTTCCTCCCTAACTCGTAACTGATGGTAAccagatctcaaatctatcttcgaaaagtacttcgccccttgtaactgatcaaacaagtcatcaatgcgtggcaaaggatacctgtttctgacagtcaccttattcaactccctatagtcaatgcacaatctcatagaactatccttcttcttcacaaacaacacaggagcgccccatggagacacacttgGTCTGATAAATCCCCTATCCAACAACTCCTGCAGCtgctccttcaattcttgcaactcaAGTGGTGCCATTCGATAAGGCGCCTTAGAAATAGGCTCGGCACCTGGAACAAGTTCAATAGTAAACTCCACCTCTCTATGTGGTGGCAAACCTGGTAGCTCATCCGGGAACACATCTTCATACTCCCTCACAACTGGATAATCCTCGATGCGAGGTTCATCCTTCGATGTATCCTTCACGAAAGCAAGGTAGCCATCACAGCCCTTAGACAACAATTTACTCGCCTTTAGAGCAGAAATTAACTTAACATCCCCCTTCGGCTGAGACCCTTGGTATACAAATTCTGGTTTATCTGCATCCCCAAAGATCACCCTTTTTCCTTGACAATCAATTGTGGCACGATGTTCACTCAACCAATCCATGCCCAAAATAATGTCAAAGTCATGCATCTCCATGGGAAGCAAGTTAACCTTACAACTTCTATCTCCAATAGCTATCGGACACTCTCGATACACATCAGAAATAACAACAGAATTCCCCATCGGGGTAGAAATAGACATATGAGGATATAATAATGAAGGTGCAACGTCAAGATGACAAACAAACGATAAAGACACAACAGAATGGGTTAAACcagtatcaaataacacataagcaTCACGTCTACCAACAAGAAGTGTTCCTGAAACGGTACCTGAATTAGCTGCTGCCTGATTTGCCGTCAATGCAAACACTCTGGCTGTAGGATTCTGCTGACTTCCACTGCCACTACCACCGCCAGCTCCTCCTCCACCAGGGTTGCGTGACACTGTGCAATCCCTTGCCTTATGGGACATGCTACCACATAAGAAACAAGCCCCAGTCTGTCTGTAACAAGCTCTACCTGGATGATGTCCACCACATGTAGTACAAGGAGCCACATGAATCATATTGGGGTTTCCCCCAAACACTGAGTAACGGCTCTGTCCCTGCTGACGATTCTACCACTGTCTAGGCTGCTTCTGTCGCTGAAActgctgattctgattctgacCAACATACTGATTTCGGCCGTGGAATGACTGACCACCCCTATTCTGATTCTGTCCGTTCCACTGTCCCTGCTGACCATTCTGACCTCCATACCACTGCCTACCCTGTGCAAAACCCTGATCATCCCTAGTCCTCTTACTACCACTGTTAGACCTGGAAGTCCTGAAATCTATGTGCTCCTTCTCAACATCCTTTGCTACATCAGCCGCCTGtgccacattatcaaatttaaaagaaattatggaaCCCCTCAGATGA
This genomic interval from Apium graveolens cultivar Ventura chromosome 8, ASM990537v1, whole genome shotgun sequence contains the following:
- the LOC141680696 gene encoding uncharacterized protein LOC141680696, with product MIHVAPCTTCGGHHPGRACYRQTGACFLCGSMSHKARDCTVSRNPGGGGAGGGSGSGSQQNPTARVFALTANQAAANSGTVSGTLLVGRRDAYVLFDTGLTHSVVSLSFVCHLDVAPSLLYPHMSISTPMGNSVVISDVYRECPIAIGDRSCKVNLLPMEMHDFDIILGMDWLSEHRATIDCQGKRVIFGDADKPEFVYQGSQPKGDVKLISALKASKLLSKGCDGYLAFVKDTSKDEPRIEDYPVVREYEDVFPDELPGLPPHREVEFTIELVPGAEPISKAPYRMAPLELQELKEQLQELLDRGFIRPMAFLGHVVSSRGIELDPAKVEAITNWPRPSNVTEVRSFLSLAGYYRRFVEGFSSITLPLTQLMRKGIKFEWNEDRDKSFQEETTPVHELAEIFQRDIVRLHGVPVSIVSDRDTRFTSRFWKGFQQAWGTRLNFSTSFHPQTDGQSERTIQTLEDMLRACALEWTGDWDKYLYLVEFAYNNSWHASIGMPPFEALYGRRCRAPSCWDEVGERVIEGPELVRITNEKVEKVKESLKEARSRQQSYADQHRKFGGFEPGDHVFLKVSPCKGVKRFGMKGKLSPRYVGPFDVMEKVGEVSYRVALPPQLSHNLGGAPTV